The following proteins are encoded in a genomic region of Methanomassiliicoccus sp.:
- a CDS encoding pyridoxamine 5'-phosphate oxidase family protein, translating to MRLREKEITDRYEIEELLTKVNVCRMGLCDGSMPYVVPTTFGYRNGVIYLHSSKHGRKIDVLRENNRVCIAVDTGHELVQGPLDTSCKSTIRFKSVIATGRAKFVEDEAEKKKAMDVIMAQAFGDQKFEYAPEGLRDMAIIKIELETITGKKSGY from the coding sequence ATGAGGCTAAGGGAAAAGGAGATCACCGACCGCTACGAGATCGAGGAGCTGTTGACCAAGGTGAACGTATGCCGGATGGGACTGTGCGACGGCAGCATGCCGTACGTGGTCCCCACGACCTTCGGTTACAGGAACGGAGTCATATACCTGCATTCGTCCAAGCACGGGCGCAAGATCGACGTGCTCCGGGAGAACAACAGGGTATGCATCGCCGTTGACACCGGCCATGAGCTGGTGCAGGGCCCGCTGGACACCTCCTGCAAGTCCACCATCCGGTTCAAGAGCGTCATCGCCACCGGACGGGCCAAGTTCGTGGAGGATGAGGCGGAGAAGAAGAAGGCCATGGACGTGATCATGGCTCAGGCGTTCGGAGATCAGAAGTTCGAGTACGCGCCCGAGGGCCTCCGGGACATGGCCATCATCAAGATCGAGCTGGAGACCATCACCGGCAAGAAATCGGGTTACTGA
- the trmY gene encoding tRNA (pseudouridine(54)-N(1))-methyltransferase TrmY translates to MKRFIVVGHKAVTAGDFKLDDMAGGAGRLDILLRCINSALFLSHGIRRDTEIYLILQGEPDPPRTIRINGAEVRYLNPDERSTGALVRNALVKKLDGEEMRSSPGIYISRRSFKQVLDDLAPVSRLIYLKEDGQDVREQEMGGDLTFIVSDHQDLREDEEAELLRYEPQTITLGPLSYHADHSITIMLNELDRRG, encoded by the coding sequence ATGAAGCGCTTCATCGTGGTCGGCCACAAGGCGGTCACCGCCGGGGACTTCAAGCTGGACGACATGGCCGGAGGAGCGGGGAGATTGGACATCCTACTGCGGTGCATCAATTCCGCGCTCTTCCTGTCGCACGGCATACGTCGGGATACCGAGATCTACCTCATCCTGCAGGGGGAGCCGGACCCCCCGCGCACGATCCGCATCAACGGGGCGGAGGTACGCTACCTGAACCCCGACGAGCGATCTACCGGAGCCCTGGTCCGCAACGCTCTGGTCAAGAAGCTGGACGGGGAGGAGATGAGATCGTCGCCGGGCATATACATCTCCCGGCGATCGTTCAAACAGGTCCTCGACGACCTCGCCCCGGTCTCCCGCCTGATCTACCTCAAGGAGGACGGACAGGACGTCCGGGAGCAGGAGATGGGCGGCGACCTGACATTCATCGTATCCGACCATCAGGACCTCCGCGAGGACGAGGAGGCCGAGCTGCTGAGATACGAACCCCAGACCATCACCCTCGGCCCTTTGTCCTATCACGCCGACCACTCCATCACCATCATGCTCAATGAGCTGGACAGGCGCGGTTAA
- a CDS encoding signal recognition particle protein Srp54 produces MVLENLGQSLRNVLKKITGASHIDEALVKEITRDIQRALLQADVNVKLVLEMTKEVERRALNEQPPAGTSPKEHVVRIIYDELTKILGTPRPLPIAKQTIMMVGLYGQGKTTTTGKLARYFHKKGLKVGVIAADVHRPAAYDQLQQISEKVGVQLYGRPGEKDASKIAREGMEHFSHMDVVLVDTSGRHALEDDLISELKRVAEVVKPTERILVLDAAVGQQAGPQAKAFHDAVGVTSVIITKMDGTAKGGGALSAVAQTQASIVFIGTGEHLIDLEPFEPTRFISRLLGMGDIQSLLEAAKDNISEAEAEETVKKMMAGRFTLKEMYEQMEMLTNMGPLKKLVSMLPGMPGMSDKINMEESQDKLRKFKYIMDSMTEEEMEDPRLIKSTRINRIARGAGVEGKDVRELLKQYNMSKKAVKGFMGNRKFRKQLMKQFQSGEMGPSQ; encoded by the coding sequence ATGGTGCTGGAAAACCTTGGCCAATCGCTCCGCAACGTCCTGAAGAAGATCACCGGGGCATCGCACATCGACGAAGCCCTGGTAAAGGAGATCACCCGGGACATCCAGAGAGCCCTCCTGCAGGCCGATGTGAACGTCAAGCTGGTTCTGGAGATGACCAAGGAGGTCGAGCGCAGGGCGCTCAACGAGCAGCCGCCGGCCGGAACAAGTCCCAAGGAGCATGTCGTCCGCATCATCTACGACGAGCTGACCAAGATCCTGGGGACGCCCAGGCCGCTCCCCATCGCCAAGCAGACCATCATGATGGTTGGGTTGTATGGGCAAGGGAAGACGACCACCACCGGCAAGCTGGCCAGGTACTTCCACAAGAAGGGGCTCAAGGTCGGGGTCATCGCCGCCGACGTCCACCGTCCCGCCGCTTATGACCAATTGCAGCAGATCTCCGAGAAGGTCGGCGTGCAGCTGTACGGCCGGCCGGGGGAGAAGGATGCTTCCAAGATCGCCCGGGAGGGGATGGAGCACTTCTCGCACATGGATGTCGTCCTGGTCGACACCTCCGGCCGCCACGCCCTCGAGGACGACCTCATCAGCGAGCTGAAGCGCGTGGCCGAGGTGGTCAAGCCGACGGAGCGCATCCTGGTCCTCGACGCGGCGGTCGGCCAGCAGGCCGGCCCGCAGGCCAAGGCGTTCCACGATGCGGTGGGGGTCACCAGCGTCATCATCACCAAGATGGACGGGACGGCCAAGGGGGGCGGGGCGCTCAGCGCGGTCGCCCAGACCCAAGCCTCCATCGTGTTCATCGGCACGGGCGAGCACCTCATCGACCTGGAGCCCTTTGAACCCACCCGGTTCATCTCCCGCCTGCTGGGGATGGGAGACATCCAGAGCCTGCTGGAAGCGGCCAAGGACAATATATCGGAGGCGGAGGCCGAGGAAACGGTCAAGAAGATGATGGCCGGTCGCTTCACCCTAAAGGAGATGTACGAGCAGATGGAGATGCTCACCAACATGGGGCCGCTTAAGAAACTGGTATCTATGCTTCCAGGCATGCCGGGCATGAGCGACAAGATCAACATGGAGGAGAGCCAGGACAAGCTCCGCAAGTTCAAGTACATCATGGACTCCATGACCGAGGAGGAGATGGAGGACCCCCGGCTGATCAAATCCACCCGCATCAACCGCATCGCCCGAGGCGCCGGCGTCGAGGGCAAGGACGTCCGCGAGCTCCTCAAGCAGTACAACATGTCCAAGAAGGCGGTGAAGGGCTTCATGGGCAACCGCAAGTTCCGTAAGCAGCTGATGAAGCAGTTCCAATCTGGCGAGATGGGGCCGTCGCAATGA
- a CDS encoding helix-turn-helix transcriptional regulator, whose protein sequence is MKNRLEEFRKLRGIRQEDLAADLEVSRQTIGSLENGRYNPSIVLAIRIARYFGVPVEEMFIYEDD, encoded by the coding sequence GTGAAGAACAGATTGGAAGAGTTCAGGAAACTGCGGGGGATCAGGCAGGAGGACCTGGCCGCCGATCTGGAGGTGTCACGACAAACCATCGGTTCCCTGGAGAACGGACGGTATAATCCGTCCATCGTCCTGGCGATAAGGATCGCCAGGTACTTTGGGGTCCCCGTCGAGGAGATGTTCATCTATGAAGATGATTAA
- a CDS encoding MBL fold metallo-hydrolase encodes MVIELRWFPQSFVQVTANGRTVYFDPALSNTLWDMVRLAFPPHGRNLMLPSGVGRGDLVLVSHAHMDHLATGLVERLAGPEARIIAPESCRKKLGHRMTSVKPGDSLDLDGLVVKVVHAYNPEGSRRTTYHPKGQGVGYVLEIGGKRIYHAGDTGLIEEMRALGPLDVALLPIGGRFTMDVAEAAEAVKLMRPSVVVPMHRLKADPQGLVDRMKEEKGIRIEALTPGGTLRL; translated from the coding sequence ATGGTCATCGAGCTCCGTTGGTTCCCGCAGTCCTTTGTCCAGGTCACGGCGAATGGCAGGACAGTATACTTCGACCCGGCCCTCTCCAACACCCTCTGGGACATGGTCCGGCTGGCCTTTCCGCCCCATGGTCGGAACCTTATGCTTCCTAGCGGTGTAGGCAGAGGGGACCTCGTTCTCGTATCCCACGCCCACATGGATCATCTGGCCACGGGGCTGGTGGAGCGCCTGGCGGGACCGGAGGCCAGGATCATCGCCCCGGAGAGCTGCCGGAAGAAGCTGGGCCATCGTATGACCTCGGTTAAGCCGGGCGACTCCCTCGACCTGGACGGCCTCGTGGTCAAGGTCGTCCACGCCTACAACCCCGAGGGGAGCAGGAGGACGACATATCATCCCAAGGGCCAGGGTGTGGGGTATGTGCTGGAGATCGGCGGCAAGCGCATCTACCACGCCGGGGACACCGGCCTCATCGAAGAGATGAGGGCCTTGGGACCGCTGGACGTCGCCCTCCTGCCCATCGGCGGCAGGTTCACCATGGACGTGGCCGAGGCCGCCGAGGCGGTGAAGCTGATGCGACCGTCGGTGGTGGTCCCCATGCACCGCCTCAAGGCCGACCCTCAGGGGCTTGTTGATAGGATGAAAGAAGAGAAGGGGATAAGGATCGAGGCCCTTACCCCGGGAGGCACCCTGCGGCTCTAG
- a CDS encoding phosphoserine phosphatase yields MTELLEELEQKRQLHNVEAERHRKARDELNEKTREWVEKRDTLNGKVRELVDQAAKHREARDQLNVKVRESKEQRDKWNKLVNELNEKVTKIKKDNLPKNGPPVSKLKKELKTLEFKQMTSVLSKEKEQEIIEQMGQLQAQIKEREKAYDQNEEVKNAIKELRDAKDQAESHHRSVSESAEKAQAEHDAMIGLYEQADALRKEADSAQESFIANKVNADEEHKKHIENIRQVHDYDKIIAGMRQKARKAKKKDDEASAKEEAEKIFDKFKAGEKLSTEDLMALQKSGYL; encoded by the coding sequence ATGACTGAACTCTTGGAGGAGCTCGAACAGAAGCGCCAACTCCATAACGTCGAGGCCGAGAGGCACAGGAAGGCCCGCGACGAATTGAATGAGAAGACCAGAGAGTGGGTTGAGAAGAGGGACACCCTGAACGGAAAGGTCAGGGAGCTTGTTGACCAGGCCGCCAAGCACCGCGAGGCCCGTGACCAACTGAACGTCAAGGTCCGGGAATCGAAGGAGCAGAGGGACAAATGGAACAAACTCGTCAACGAGCTGAACGAGAAGGTTACAAAGATCAAGAAGGACAACCTTCCGAAGAACGGTCCTCCGGTCTCCAAGCTGAAGAAGGAGCTCAAGACCCTTGAGTTCAAGCAGATGACCTCTGTCCTCTCCAAGGAGAAGGAGCAGGAGATCATCGAACAGATGGGGCAGCTGCAGGCCCAGATCAAGGAGCGCGAGAAGGCTTACGACCAGAACGAAGAGGTCAAGAACGCCATCAAGGAGCTCCGCGATGCCAAGGACCAGGCCGAATCCCACCACCGCTCCGTTTCCGAGTCCGCCGAGAAGGCCCAGGCCGAGCATGACGCGATGATCGGCCTTTACGAGCAGGCCGACGCCCTGAGGAAGGAAGCTGACTCCGCCCAGGAGTCCTTCATCGCCAACAAGGTCAACGCCGACGAAGAGCACAAGAAGCACATCGAGAACATCCGCCAGGTGCATGACTATGACAAGATCATCGCCGGCATGAGGCAGAAGGCCAGGAAGGCCAAGAAGAAGGACGACGAAGCCTCAGCCAAGGAAGAGGCGGAAAAGATCTTCGACAAGTTCAAGGCCGGCGAGAAGCTCAGCACTGAGGACCTGATGGCCCTGCAGAAGTCCGGCTATCTCTAA
- a CDS encoding winged helix-turn-helix domain-containing protein, producing MGDDEGIGIDVLRVSQLLTDEYSIKILVATVRQPKSAQDIAAKYGIPIAATYRRIKDLEAAGLLVCQERRLSQQGKRVSYYISMLKNAYVFFEDGSLRVKFQLKTGGADRFGDDWHEVQLEPGKPDGKGDQRLFDGKPVEKK from the coding sequence ATGGGAGATGACGAGGGGATTGGCATAGATGTCCTCCGAGTTTCACAGTTGCTGACCGACGAGTATTCTATCAAGATCCTCGTGGCCACAGTGCGCCAGCCCAAATCGGCCCAGGATATCGCCGCCAAGTACGGCATACCTATCGCCGCGACCTACCGGCGCATCAAGGACCTCGAGGCTGCTGGCCTGCTCGTCTGCCAGGAAAGGCGGCTGTCCCAGCAAGGCAAGAGGGTATCCTATTACATCTCCATGCTCAAGAACGCCTACGTCTTCTTTGAGGACGGCAGCCTCAGGGTCAAGTTCCAGCTAAAGACCGGTGGTGCCGACCGCTTCGGCGATGACTGGCACGAAGTCCAGCTCGAGCCGGGAAAGCCCGACGGCAAGGGCGATCAGAGATTGTTCGACGGAAAGCCCGTGGAAAAAAAGTAA
- a CDS encoding winged helix-turn-helix domain-containing protein, with protein MEGNEFRDEELSRLISDEYAGKILSATYKHPMSVQQVSRECVIPIAVAYRRMAKMEEFGLVKCVGFEEVYRGKKVSYYECAVNMAKVTFNAGKFDLEINFLPESELSHVGNAPVIDGTEDA; from the coding sequence ATGGAAGGAAACGAGTTCCGCGATGAGGAACTATCGCGGCTCATATCCGACGAGTATGCCGGTAAGATCCTCAGTGCCACATACAAGCACCCAATGTCGGTACAGCAGGTCAGTCGAGAGTGCGTCATCCCCATAGCCGTGGCCTACAGGAGAATGGCCAAGATGGAGGAGTTCGGCTTGGTGAAGTGTGTCGGCTTCGAAGAGGTATACCGCGGAAAGAAGGTCTCCTACTACGAGTGCGCGGTCAACATGGCCAAGGTCACTTTCAACGCGGGGAAGTTCGACCTGGAGATCAATTTCCTGCCGGAGTCCGAGCTGTCTCATGTCGGCAATGCCCCGGTCATCGACGGGACCGAAGACGCCTGA
- the gvpD gene encoding gas vesicle protein GvpD P-loop domain-containing protein, with protein MPFSLSAEKQRGKVPQVLLDFMRAPGGHSLMLKGDAGTGKTTLALQVIEELSDEQPDYYLSTRVSDEALFRQFPWARDRAKRDNILKAGKAFLRRNKETAPESSAAEHLTLLAAKDLLKVLNKQEASPSVVRSELQRLEGQVEAGEVGGEGEEGFTGEITQDEITLDLGVILPEMEVAYDLAESNLPRKTLVVVDSINALSERYGISAERIINTLQKDLVENSGTNIIYTLEESGKTGLDYLGDGVIQMLSADHDGRRVRQMVIEKLRGVAVDQWKYYLTLTGGRMSVFEPTWVKIPEHMQKHVAVKDPTARTVSSGNFYLDQYFGGFPRGSLILWEFDLDVHLDVVRCLEMGIMSDFLEKGRGVVWLPTYATDYSIIDEQMRMLVGPEPMAKSFRILDTEAAQEQSYPFITAIEGEDAGQDLRMSQIKYMLGDSAAPYLSVLGFDAMEGVYGTNVFKQTLAHIDAMRRAGHVVVAIASTMSQSLPTLREQAKMHLKFENMAGCVMAAGMKPHSPYYYLDFAGSVDALPAPRLIPMI; from the coding sequence ATGCCATTCTCCCTAAGCGCAGAGAAACAGCGGGGAAAGGTCCCCCAGGTATTGCTAGACTTCATGCGAGCACCGGGAGGGCATTCACTCATGCTCAAGGGCGACGCCGGCACGGGCAAGACCACTCTCGCCCTGCAGGTCATCGAGGAGCTTTCCGATGAGCAGCCTGATTATTACCTATCCACCCGCGTCTCCGACGAGGCGCTCTTTCGCCAGTTCCCCTGGGCCCGCGACCGGGCCAAGAGGGACAACATCCTGAAGGCCGGCAAGGCCTTCCTCAGGAGGAACAAGGAGACCGCCCCGGAGTCCTCCGCCGCCGAGCACCTGACCCTGTTGGCGGCCAAAGATCTTCTCAAGGTCCTCAACAAGCAGGAGGCGTCCCCTTCGGTCGTCCGCTCCGAGCTGCAGAGGCTCGAAGGCCAGGTAGAGGCCGGCGAGGTGGGAGGCGAGGGCGAGGAGGGCTTCACCGGCGAGATCACCCAGGATGAGATCACCCTCGACCTGGGGGTCATCCTGCCGGAGATGGAGGTCGCCTACGACCTGGCCGAGTCCAACCTGCCCCGGAAGACCCTGGTGGTCGTCGATTCCATTAACGCCCTTTCCGAGCGCTACGGCATCAGCGCGGAGAGGATCATTAACACTCTTCAGAAGGACCTGGTGGAGAACTCCGGGACCAATATCATCTATACTTTGGAGGAGTCGGGCAAGACCGGTCTCGACTACCTTGGCGACGGCGTTATCCAGATGCTCTCCGCCGACCACGACGGTCGGCGGGTGAGGCAGATGGTCATCGAGAAGCTGAGGGGTGTGGCGGTCGACCAGTGGAAGTACTACCTCACGCTCACCGGCGGCCGCATGTCCGTCTTCGAACCGACCTGGGTCAAGATACCGGAGCACATGCAGAAGCATGTGGCGGTCAAGGATCCCACCGCCCGTACGGTATCGTCTGGCAATTTCTACCTCGACCAGTACTTCGGCGGGTTCCCCCGCGGCTCCCTGATCCTGTGGGAGTTCGACCTGGACGTGCACCTCGACGTGGTCCGTTGCCTGGAGATGGGGATCATGAGCGACTTCCTGGAGAAGGGGAGGGGAGTGGTCTGGCTGCCGACCTACGCGACGGACTACTCCATCATCGACGAGCAGATGCGCATGCTGGTCGGTCCGGAACCCATGGCCAAGAGCTTCCGCATCCTGGACACCGAGGCCGCGCAGGAGCAGAGCTACCCGTTCATCACCGCCATCGAGGGCGAGGACGCCGGGCAGGACCTCCGCATGTCCCAGATCAAGTACATGCTGGGCGACTCCGCCGCACCCTACCTGAGCGTGCTGGGCTTCGACGCCATGGAGGGCGTCTACGGCACCAACGTGTTCAAGCAGACCCTGGCCCATATTGACGCCATGAGGCGGGCCGGGCACGTGGTGGTCGCCATTGCCTCGACGATGTCTCAATCCCTGCCCACCCTCCGCGAGCAGGCCAAGATGCACCTGAAGTTCGAGAACATGGCGGGGTGCGTGATGGCGGCAGGCATGAAGCCTCATTCCCCATACTACTACCTCGATTTCGCCGGGAGCGTGGACGCTCTTCCGGCCCCTCGGCTTATTCCCATGATCTGA
- a CDS encoding winged helix-turn-helix transcriptional regulator yields the protein MDALDRRLLDLIERRPRSTYRSLADGLGTSVATVQRRAEGLMTSGRLGRIRGRLSLRALGCTTVMIHGPAQGKLTPEIIDGLGDHGSIRSLSLGMYGRICCLAYVRRPEEVNGLMTFLRERVGLTDARSLIVRREVSLRSGFEEDLPHDGAPIELRGMDLRIIRSLYSDGRKSIAAISKETGISAKAVKRRLEEMTERGILEFETDLRLAREGDIPFSLLVEFGTCTCRDDCLRRLAGDGSTVLGEAFLFQDVPELVLIEGSAPTLSALTGLTASLLRQDEIVQVRPDVITAFRAFDTWVDVISRGEGALPDREAARHPGSGPRDL from the coding sequence ATGGACGCGCTTGACCGCAGGCTGCTAGATCTCATCGAGAGGAGGCCCCGCAGCACCTATCGTTCTCTAGCGGACGGGCTGGGCACGTCGGTGGCGACCGTGCAGAGGCGGGCCGAGGGGCTGATGACCTCCGGGCGGCTGGGCCGGATAAGGGGCAGGTTAAGCCTGCGGGCGCTGGGCTGCACCACAGTGATGATCCACGGTCCGGCACAGGGGAAGCTGACCCCGGAGATCATCGACGGCCTGGGGGACCACGGCTCGATCCGGTCCCTCAGCCTCGGCATGTACGGCCGAATATGCTGTCTGGCCTACGTGCGCCGGCCGGAGGAGGTCAATGGGCTGATGACCTTCTTAAGGGAACGCGTCGGGCTCACGGACGCTCGCAGCCTCATCGTCCGCCGGGAGGTGAGCCTACGAAGCGGGTTCGAGGAGGACCTGCCGCATGATGGCGCCCCCATTGAGCTGAGGGGCATGGACCTGCGCATCATAAGGTCCCTTTACTCCGACGGCCGGAAGAGCATCGCGGCCATATCGAAGGAGACGGGCATCTCCGCGAAGGCGGTGAAGCGGCGGCTGGAGGAGATGACCGAGCGGGGAATCCTGGAGTTCGAGACCGATCTCCGCCTGGCCAGGGAGGGCGACATACCCTTCAGCCTCCTGGTGGAGTTCGGCACCTGCACCTGCCGGGACGACTGCCTGCGGAGGCTGGCCGGCGACGGGAGCACCGTTCTCGGCGAGGCCTTCCTCTTCCAGGACGTCCCTGAGCTAGTGCTCATCGAAGGCTCGGCCCCGACCCTGTCCGCGCTCACCGGCCTGACCGCATCCTTGCTGCGCCAGGACGAAATCGTGCAGGTCCGCCCGGACGTCATCACCGCCTTCCGAGCGTTCGATACATGGGTGGACGTCATAAGCCGCGGAGAGGGAGCGCTCCCTGACCGAGAGGCCGCGCGCCACCCAGGGAGCGGTCCTCGCGACCTGTAG
- the purB gene encoding adenylosuccinate lyase, with amino-acid sequence MLICPLDYRYGRKEMKAVFSEENRLRTQLLVEAALARAHAQMGDIPQDAAEIISAKCTPEYVKLERVKAIEAETKHDVMSMVNAISEQCGDAGRYVHLGATSNDIVDTAAALEFKDTLAIIERDLDTLIITISALAFKHRRTVMMGRTHGQFAIPTTFGFKVAGYISELLRHRERVREMRPRVCVGKMSGAIGTGAGFGDGFFKIQELVMKDLGLGAEEAATQLVNRDRYAELVFVLSLIATSCERYATEVRNLQRSEIGEVAEAFDAKKQVGSSTMAQKKNPMLSENISGLARVVRSYVNPQMECMVLWHERDLSNSSAERFILPHVAVLTDDILGKMNDVFGHLSVNEKNMRRNIEAANGFIMAEAVLLALAAKGLGRQEAHELVRKVSLKAEEDGKGLKEALRANKTVTKHLSPKELDAVMNPDNYVGKAPEMVDRTVARAEAELGRKII; translated from the coding sequence ATGCTCATCTGTCCCCTCGATTACCGATATGGCCGGAAGGAAATGAAGGCGGTGTTCTCCGAGGAGAACCGTCTCCGAACCCAGTTACTGGTGGAGGCGGCCCTGGCCCGCGCCCACGCCCAGATGGGCGACATACCCCAGGACGCGGCCGAGATCATCTCGGCCAAATGCACCCCTGAGTATGTCAAGCTGGAGAGGGTCAAGGCCATCGAGGCGGAGACCAAGCACGACGTCATGTCCATGGTCAACGCCATCTCCGAGCAGTGCGGGGACGCCGGCCGGTACGTGCATCTGGGGGCGACCTCCAACGACATCGTGGACACCGCCGCGGCGCTGGAGTTCAAGGACACCCTGGCCATAATCGAGAGGGACCTGGATACTCTGATCATCACAATTTCCGCCCTCGCCTTCAAGCACCGCCGGACGGTCATGATGGGCCGCACCCACGGGCAGTTCGCCATACCCACGACCTTCGGGTTCAAGGTCGCGGGATACATCTCCGAGCTGCTGCGCCATCGCGAGCGGGTGCGGGAGATGCGGCCCCGGGTGTGCGTGGGCAAGATGTCCGGAGCCATCGGCACCGGCGCCGGGTTCGGGGACGGGTTCTTTAAGATCCAGGAACTGGTCATGAAGGACCTGGGCCTGGGGGCGGAGGAGGCGGCCACCCAGCTGGTGAACCGGGACCGCTACGCCGAGCTGGTCTTCGTGCTCAGCCTCATCGCCACCTCCTGCGAGAGGTATGCCACGGAGGTGCGCAACCTCCAGCGCTCGGAGATCGGGGAGGTTGCCGAGGCCTTCGACGCCAAGAAGCAGGTCGGCTCCTCGACCATGGCCCAGAAGAAGAACCCCATGCTCTCGGAGAACATCTCCGGCCTCGCCCGCGTGGTCCGCTCGTACGTGAACCCGCAGATGGAGTGCATGGTGCTTTGGCATGAGCGCGACCTGTCCAACTCCTCTGCCGAGAGGTTCATCCTGCCCCACGTGGCGGTGCTCACCGACGACATCCTGGGGAAGATGAACGATGTGTTCGGCCACCTCTCGGTCAACGAGAAAAACATGCGCCGCAACATCGAGGCGGCCAACGGCTTCATCATGGCCGAGGCCGTGCTTCTCGCTCTAGCCGCCAAGGGTCTGGGGAGGCAGGAGGCGCATGAGCTGGTCAGGAAGGTCAGCCTGAAGGCCGAGGAGGACGGCAAAGGACTGAAGGAGGCTCTGAGGGCCAACAAGACGGTGACCAAGCACCTGTCGCCCAAGGAGCTGGACGCGGTCATGAATCCTGACAACTACGTGGGCAAGGCCCCGGAGATGGTCGACCGCACCGTCGCCCGCGCCGAGGCCGAGCTGGGCCGCAAGATCATCTAG
- a CDS encoding MBL fold metallo-hydrolase, producing MPSIRSIKLPFKVPVSPTVALDRFVNVFIIEGEELALVDAGVKGSEKAIFQQVRAMGRRPNEIAQLILTHSHPDHIGAAAEVVAATGCQVVAHRAERTWIEDPAVQKAERPVPGFDALVSGPVRVDRTVADGDDVGIAGFAMKAVHTPGHSPGSITLWSPAERVAVTGDAVPVPGDVPIYDDAFETLGSLRRLRSLGMEVMLSAWADPLEGYEVNKRLDDAAQLVQTVHRSVVRNSATMEMTPALMEAVVRDIGLPREQINPMLARTVMSHLRYKFNVSR from the coding sequence ATGCCATCCATAAGATCCATCAAGCTGCCGTTCAAAGTGCCGGTGTCGCCGACCGTGGCGCTGGACCGGTTCGTCAACGTCTTCATCATCGAGGGCGAGGAACTCGCTCTGGTCGACGCCGGGGTCAAGGGCTCGGAGAAAGCCATCTTCCAGCAGGTCAGGGCCATGGGCCGGCGGCCCAACGAGATCGCTCAGCTGATCCTCACCCACTCGCACCCGGACCACATCGGAGCGGCCGCCGAGGTCGTTGCCGCCACCGGGTGCCAGGTCGTCGCCCACCGCGCTGAGCGGACCTGGATCGAGGACCCCGCGGTGCAGAAGGCCGAGCGGCCGGTCCCGGGGTTCGACGCCCTGGTCTCCGGCCCGGTCCGCGTCGATCGCACGGTCGCCGACGGCGACGACGTCGGCATCGCCGGGTTCGCGATGAAGGCCGTCCACACTCCGGGACATTCGCCCGGCTCCATCACCCTGTGGTCGCCGGCGGAACGGGTGGCGGTGACCGGAGACGCGGTGCCGGTGCCCGGGGATGTGCCGATCTACGACGATGCGTTCGAAACCCTAGGCTCGCTGCGCCGCCTTCGCTCGCTGGGCATGGAGGTCATGCTGTCGGCGTGGGCCGATCCCCTCGAGGGCTACGAGGTCAACAAGCGGCTGGACGACGCCGCCCAGCTGGTGCAGACCGTCCACCGCTCGGTGGTGCGCAACTCCGCGACCATGGAGATGACACCTGCCCTGATGGAGGCGGTCGTCCGGGACATCGGGCTGCCCAGGGAGCAGATCAACCCGATGCTCGCCCGGACGGTGATGTCGCACCTCCGGTACAAGTTCAACGTGTCCCGCTGA
- a CDS encoding flavodoxin domain-containing protein, protein MKGIVAVDSVFGNTMRIGEVIAEELTKEGHEVEVVDLGRWVPRRAEADFAFVGSPTRNGRMTGRSKRYVKRLSKAHWASRPVVLFDTVLHLPENERHRARMIKWTENGAAPRLKALAEERGLTTYPTVLRIEVTGLKGPLAPGSLDRAREFVREFLATVGSGRSD, encoded by the coding sequence ATGAAGGGAATCGTCGCGGTCGACAGCGTGTTCGGGAACACCATGAGGATCGGCGAGGTCATCGCCGAGGAGCTGACCAAGGAGGGGCACGAGGTCGAGGTGGTCGATCTGGGCCGGTGGGTCCCCCGCAGGGCCGAGGCGGACTTCGCCTTCGTAGGATCGCCGACCAGGAACGGACGCATGACCGGGCGATCCAAGCGGTATGTGAAGCGATTGAGCAAAGCGCATTGGGCGTCAAGGCCGGTTGTGCTCTTCGACACCGTCCTGCATCTGCCGGAGAACGAGAGGCATCGGGCCCGCATGATCAAGTGGACGGAGAACGGCGCTGCCCCTCGGCTCAAGGCCCTGGCCGAGGAGAGGGGGCTGACGACCTACCCCACGGTCCTGCGCATCGAGGTCACCGGCCTGAAGGGGCCGCTGGCCCCGGGAAGCCTGGACCGGGCGCGGGAGTTCGTACGCGAGTTCCTGGCGACCGTTGGCTCGGGCCGGTCCGATTAA